The sequence TGAAAGCGAAGCGATTGGTTTTCAGGGTGATAATTTCTACAACCTTGTGGTTGCTATGCATACGGCTTTGTCGGTGGGGGAATTATCTTCTGTACTGAAATCCATCGAAAATAAGCATGGCAGGGATAGATCCTCGGCAAAGTTTAGCGCGCGAACCTTAGATATTGATATTCTTACGTATGACCAGCAGCAAGGTGAATGGGAAGGTATTTCATTGCCGCGAGATGAAATTAAAAAAAATGCGTTTGTATTATTGCCAATGGCCGATCTAAGACCCAATAGTTATTACCCAGGAAGCGAACAAACATATAAGGCTCTATGGGAGCGTTTTGATAGTACCTCGCAGAAATTATGGGTAGTACCTTTTCCGCTGAATGTTGAGTGAGCCACTTTTTATAACCCCTTAAATGGAAGTGAATGAAAATCGGCCCTAGCGAATCGCTCGCCCCGTAATGACGGTCGTACTTAGCCATAACGCTAAATCACTGTGCCGTGCGCATCATATTCTACACTTTTCGTATTTGGCATAACCCTTCGTTATTTTAAACGTTAGCGCTTATCATATGTCCGTCTAAACGTGTGCTGGCACCGGTGTCTAAAAACAGATACCTTTAATCTCGCGAACACGTTTTCTCGTATACCTTTCAAATATGTGAAAAATAACATTGTTATTTGATCACGAGAAAACCTTTCTGGAGGCAACTATGCGACGTTACTATTATGTGAGTAATGACTTAACCGATATTGAAAAAGCTGAAATTGATTTGTTTGATGCTGGGTATTCTCAAGAACAGGTGCACATTCTTAGTCAGCAAGATGCTGAATTGGAAAAACGACATCTTCATGAAGTTAATCCTTTTGCGCGCTTAGATATTCTTCGTTCGGGGCTTGTTGGCGCCGCGATTGGTGCATCGCTAGCCGTTATCGTTGTGCTTATTGGATTTGTCTACAAAGCTGAAACAGCGATTGACTGGCTTCCGTTTGTATTTTTAGCCGCGGTGTTGTTTTTTTTCTCAACATGGGAAGGAGGGTTTTACGGCATTCAGGTGCGTAGCGCCGAATTTAAACGTTTCCAAGACTTGCTTAACAGCGGGTTTCACGTGCTTATGGTCGATACGGATACAAAAGATCAAGATACTCTTCAGCGTTTGATGGCTTACCATGAATCTTTGTCTGATGCTGGTGAAGGGGCAGCGCGCCCAGAGTGGCTCATTGCATCACAGCGTAGTTTTCACGCTTTTGTAAAAGCAATGCCTTAGGTCGGCAATTACGCTCTTCTAAGGTGTACCTCACAACCTTGGAGAAGGTATAGAAGCTGGTAGGTTTTTACCTGTACCGCCTATATTCGATAGGCGGTTCCCTACCTTTCGCAGCTATTGCTGCAAGGTTTTTCCCCCATCAATATTCAGTATTTGCCCGGTAATGTAGTTGTTGTGTTTTGCCAAAAATTGCACCGCATCGGCGATAACGGTGCAGCCACCTATGGTCTTGAGTGGGATAGAGTTTAGTCTTGCGGGGTTCTCAATTAAATTTCCGTCTGAATCTTCTGGCCATAATATGGCGCCAGGGGCAATTCCGTTTACGCGAATATGCGGTGCAAACTCCAACGCTAAAGATTGTGTAAGCATTAGGTTTGCGGCTTTGGCCATGCAATAAATAGTGTGATTTTTTAGTGGCCGGTGGGCGTGCACATCGGCAATATTAATAATGCAGCCGTTGGCCTGTTTTAGCGGTTGGCGCAGCGCATGCGACAAAAATAAAGGCGCTTTTGCGTTTGAGTTGAATAGGGCATCCCAGTCGGTTTCGTCGAGACTCTCGAGAGGTGTGGGGAAAAAACTCGAGGCGTTATTGACTAAGAGATCACACCGGCCTACCGCCAGTAATAGATCGTGTGCGATAGACTGTGCAGTATTGGCGCCACTGAGTGTTGCTTGAATGACGAAAGCGGAGTTAGCGCGCACTGTATTCAGTTGTTCGCGTAAAGCGTGCGCTTGAGGCAGTGACCGGTCGCAATGAATCACCACCGTATAACCTGCGGTGTGAAGCTGTTGCACAATAGCGGCGCCTATTCTTCGGGCGCCACCTGTTACTAGAGCAACGGGTGCGGGGTTGTTCATTATTCCTTCACCTTATAATTTTTCTTGAACGATTCTAGTAGCGATAATCGTTTTTTGTGTAAGGCTTCTCCAAATGCCGCGCCCTTGTGGCCTTGTGCCGCAATGGCTTTGGTATCGATGGTACTCATTGCGAGACGCGCGGCTTGAAAAAATTCGGCTTGCGGGTAAGCCCTACTTTCAAACCCTGTTCTGCCTTGGGCGTCGGCTTGGCAACATACGCAAAAGTGTTCGAATCGTTCAGGCCGCCTGAAAGCGTCAAGGCGTTGGAGTGTTTCGAGTAGTTTTTTAGTGCTCAGCTCAAAGGCTCTGTGACAGTGAGTATGGAATTGCGCGACGGCCAATGCCAATTCGCGGTGAGGGTTAGGTACGCTTAGCCGATTGCACAGCGCGTTGATTAACGGCAAGCCAGTCTCTTCGTGGCCGTGGTGTTTGGGCCATTGATGCTGGGGGGTGAGCCCCTTACCCAGGTCGTGCATAAGTGCGGCAAAACGAACCTCGGAATGCTGGCTGAGTTCAACGCTACGCTGCATGCACAGAAGTACATGTTCTCCTGTGTCTATTTCAGGGTGGTGCGCGGCGGGTTGTGGAACACCAAATAGCGCGTCAAGCTCGGGCATGAGCTTTGCCAACGCGCCACAGGTGCGCAGTACACGAATAAAAACGTCGGGAGACGGCTCGTCTAGCGCGCGCGAAAATTCTTTCCATACACGCTCAGCCACTAGGTGATCAATTTCACCATTTTTTACCATCTGGGTCATTAGCGCCATAGTTTCCGGCGCTACGGTAAACCCCAATAAGTGGAAGCGCGCGGCAAATCGCGCGACGCGTAAAATACGCACAGGGTCTTCGCTAAAGGCATCTGAGACATGGCGAAGTTTTCGTTCAGCCAAATCTCGTTGCCCCTTGTAAGGGTCGATAATGTTACCGGCCGTATCTTGCGCCATTGCATTGATCGTAAGGTCTCGACGCAAAAGATCTTGTTCAAGAGTAATGTCTGGGGCGGTATAGAATTGGAAACCTTTGTAGCCCTTCCCCGATTTTCGCTCTTGACGAGCGAGGGCATACTCTTCTTTTGTATTAGGGTGTAAGAAAACTGGGAAGTCTTTACCTACGGGTGTAAAGCCAGCGTCGAGCATGTGGTCGGGGGTGCTACCTACGACCACCCAATCTCTATCCGGGGCTTTAATGTTTAATAAGGCGTCGCGAACGGCGCCGCCGACTAAATAACAGTTCATTTTTTGTATTTGCGGTTGACGTATATCAATATATATCGCACACTCTAAATCAACTCGTAGAGCATTGCCACATATGTGCATTTATTTGCGAGTAAGAATTATTAAATGTGTTGTTTTTTTTGAATTTTAATTTAGGTTTAATATAAAGTATTTTCAGTTACTACGAGATAAATATGATTTTCATGGCGGCAAAATTTGTAGCGATTATCGAGGCACACTCTGTGTGGGTCTTGCGTTGTTATTTTTTGTGCGTGCCGGATAAGTAAACGTTAGATTTAAATACTCATTCCACAAAGGCCGCAGCGTAAAAACTGCGGCCTTTGTCGTTTTAGGCTTTAAATATTTTTTTATTACTTCAGTCACTCCCGCTATTTACTGGACGGGTGAGGGAATACTCATGCCTGTAATATTGGCTTACATCTTTGTTGTTTTTATTTGGGCTACAACGCCACTGGCTATTCAGTGGAGTAATAGTAGTTTAGCATTTGTTACCTCTGTGAGCTTACGAATGGTTTTTGCGTTGGTTATTTGCGCTACCTTACTCGCAATTTTAAACATTCGCTTAATCGAAAAACGCAGTGATTGGTGGGCATTTTTGGTTGGCATGATAGGGCTATACCCCAATATGTTAATTATATATTGGGCCGCTCAGTATATCTCATCAGGGCTCATGGCTGTTATTTTGGGTTTGTATCCGTTTGCTGTGGGATTCTTTTCGTTGATATTTACGAAAGAGAATGTATTTAATCCTGCAAGAATAGTGGCGCTAGGGATTGCGGTAGGAGGGCTTTATGTACTGCATTACGATCAAATAGCCTTAGGTCATGATGCGGTTCTTGGTGTCCTTGGAATGGTGGCTTCGTCGATACTCTTTGCGTTTAGTTCGGTACTGGTGAAATTGGTAGGAGGGGGCGTCGGGCCGTTACGGCAATCAACGGGGGTTCTAGTGTTGTCGGCCCCCGCATTTGTCATAACGTGGTTTTTTTTGGATGGTGAAATCCCTACGGACATCGATACTAAATCGATTATGGGTTTGAGTTATCTTTCTGTGGCGGGTTCCGTTATTGGGCATACGTTATTTTTCTATGTGTTGCGTCATTGTTCAATGGTTTCTGTTTCACTCATTCCATTGTTAACACCCGTTTTAGCGTTGTCGATAGGCGCTGTATTTGCACAAGAGGTGATTACATTCAAAACGATTATAGGCAGCGCGATGGTGTTATTTTCACTGGGTCTGTATCAAGGTGTTTTTCAAACGATTGGCGCGGGCATTAAAAATATTCGTATTACTCACGGTGGGCTATGGGCAGTTGTCACGCGTGGTAAGGCACATTAGTTTGCGCTGGAAAAAGCGATGTTATGATAAGTCGTCTTGTAGATTGACGGATAAATCTGGGCAGTGGAATTCTTGCTTGGTGTGTTCATCTTCAATGGATTGTAGGTGAACATTGAAACCCCATAGACGGTGCACATGTTTTAGCACTTCATGGGCGGTTTTCTCATCGAGCGGTTGTCGATTGAACCGATAGTGATGAAGCGTGAGCGATCGATCGCCGCGAATATCGACATCAAACACTTGGATGTTAGGTTCTCTGTCGCCTAAGTTGTATTGTGCAGATAACGCTTCTCGAACATGCTTGTAGCCCGTATCGTCATGAATAGAGACGACTTCGATTGTATCCTTTCTGTCATCATCGAGAATGGTAAATAACCGCAGTTTTCTAATCAGTGATGGTGAGAGGAATTGCAAAATGAAACTCTCATCTTTAAAGTTTCGCATCGCGAAATTAAGGGTTTTATTCCAGTCTGAACCGGCGATATCTGGAAACCATTTTTTGTCTTCCTCTGTAGGGTGTTCGCAGATACGGCGAATATCGGTCATCATATGAAAACCAAGTGTGTAGGGGTTTATACCCGAATAATAGTCGCTATTGTAGGGTGGCTGATAAATCACGCTGGAATGAGATTGCATGAATTCGAGCATAAAGCCGTCAGTGACCTGACCTTTATCATAGAGAGAGTTTAATAATAAGTGGTGCCAGAAGCAGGCCCATCCTTCGTTCATTACCTGAGTTTGGCGTTGTGGGTAAAAATACTGGGCAATTTTTCTCACAATTCTAATTATTTCTCGTTGCCAAGGCTCGAGTAAGGGGGAATTTTTCTCAAAGAAATAGAGCAAGTTTTCTTGCGGTTCTGAGGGGAATCGTTGCTTATCACCATAGTGAGGTGATTTTTCACTCGCGGGTATTGTTCTCCATAAGTCATTGACCTGTTTTTGTAAGTATTCTTCACGTTCTCGCTGACGTTCACTTTCTTCGTAGGTTGAAAGCGGGTAGGGCCGTTTATAGCGGTCCACACCGTAATTCATAAGTGCGTGGCAGGAATCCAGCATTTCTTCTACGGCATCAACTCCGTGGCGCTCCTCACATTGCGCAATATAATGTTTAGCGAATACGAGATAGTCAATAATGGACGTGGCGTCGGTCCAGGCTCGAAATAAATAGTTACCTTTAAAGAAAGAATTATGGCCGTAGCACGCATGGGCAATCACTAGTGCCTGCATTGTCATGGAGTTTTCTTCCATGAGATAGGCGATACAGGGGTTGGAATTTATAACGATTTCATAGGCCAAGCCCATTTGGCCACGGTTGTACGATTGCTCAACACTAAGATATTGTTTCCCGTATGACCAGTGGTTATAGCCAAGTGGCATACCAACCGACGCATAGGCATCCATCATTTGCTCAGAGCTGATG is a genomic window of Teredinibacter purpureus containing:
- the folK gene encoding 2-amino-4-hydroxy-6-hydroxymethyldihydropteridine diphosphokinase gives rise to the protein MAEVLLSVGSNIERDLNIRSGLKSLALEFGTLALSPVYESEAIGFQGDNFYNLVVAMHTALSVGELSSVLKSIENKHGRDRSSAKFSARTLDIDILTYDQQQGEWEGISLPRDEIKKNAFVLLPMADLRPNSYYPGSEQTYKALWERFDSTSQKLWVVPFPLNVE
- a CDS encoding pteridine reductase, yielding MNNPAPVALVTGGARRIGAAIVQQLHTAGYTVVIHCDRSLPQAHALREQLNTVRANSAFVIQATLSGANTAQSIAHDLLLAVGRCDLLVNNASSFFPTPLESLDETDWDALFNSNAKAPLFLSHALRQPLKQANGCIINIADVHAHRPLKNHTIYCMAKAANLMLTQSLALEFAPHIRVNGIAPGAILWPEDSDGNLIENPARLNSIPLKTIGGCTVIADAVQFLAKHNNYITGQILNIDGGKTLQQ
- a CDS encoding multifunctional CCA addition/repair protein — translated: MNCYLVGGAVRDALLNIKAPDRDWVVVGSTPDHMLDAGFTPVGKDFPVFLHPNTKEEYALARQERKSGKGYKGFQFYTAPDITLEQDLLRRDLTINAMAQDTAGNIIDPYKGQRDLAERKLRHVSDAFSEDPVRILRVARFAARFHLLGFTVAPETMALMTQMVKNGEIDHLVAERVWKEFSRALDEPSPDVFIRVLRTCGALAKLMPELDALFGVPQPAAHHPEIDTGEHVLLCMQRSVELSQHSEVRFAALMHDLGKGLTPQHQWPKHHGHEETGLPLINALCNRLSVPNPHRELALAVAQFHTHCHRAFELSTKKLLETLQRLDAFRRPERFEHFCVCCQADAQGRTGFESRAYPQAEFFQAARLAMSTIDTKAIAAQGHKGAAFGEALHKKRLSLLESFKKNYKVKE
- a CDS encoding DMT family transporter; its protein translation is MPVILAYIFVVFIWATTPLAIQWSNSSLAFVTSVSLRMVFALVICATLLAILNIRLIEKRSDWWAFLVGMIGLYPNMLIIYWAAQYISSGLMAVILGLYPFAVGFFSLIFTKENVFNPARIVALGIAVGGLYVLHYDQIALGHDAVLGVLGMVASSILFAFSSVLVKLVGGGVGPLRQSTGVLVLSAPAFVITWFFLDGEIPTDIDTKSIMGLSYLSVAGSVIGHTLFFYVLRHCSMVSVSLIPLLTPVLALSIGAVFAQEVITFKTIIGSAMVLFSLGLYQGVFQTIGAGIKNIRITHGGLWAVVTRGKAH
- a CDS encoding SpoVR family protein codes for the protein MTKIRATSPLSTSSEWNFDLIRAYDDAIGQIAQDFGLDTYPNQIEVISSEQMMDAYASVGMPLGYNHWSYGKQYLSVEQSYNRGQMGLAYEIVINSNPCIAYLMEENSMTMQALVIAHACYGHNSFFKGNYLFRAWTDATSIIDYLVFAKHYIAQCEERHGVDAVEEMLDSCHALMNYGVDRYKRPYPLSTYEESERQREREEYLQKQVNDLWRTIPASEKSPHYGDKQRFPSEPQENLLYFFEKNSPLLEPWQREIIRIVRKIAQYFYPQRQTQVMNEGWACFWHHLLLNSLYDKGQVTDGFMLEFMQSHSSVIYQPPYNSDYYSGINPYTLGFHMMTDIRRICEHPTEEDKKWFPDIAGSDWNKTLNFAMRNFKDESFILQFLSPSLIRKLRLFTILDDDRKDTIEVVSIHDDTGYKHVREALSAQYNLGDREPNIQVFDVDIRGDRSLTLHHYRFNRQPLDEKTAHEVLKHVHRLWGFNVHLQSIEDEHTKQEFHCPDLSVNLQDDLS